A single region of the Streptosporangiales bacterium genome encodes:
- a CDS encoding DUF3592 domain-containing protein, with protein MFSFLPVVLTAAGVGTFGYGLYRVVSLWLFRRRAIKVGGVVMDIRIRVKGGQVIRSGYHPVLAFRTVDGRDVQAEAKNYSRSVTDYQVGDQVGVRYDPRDPRTAYADTELMTELSAVLVVVAGCVFLVVGLLAFGNPSLLLGGG; from the coding sequence ATGTTCAGTTTCCTGCCGGTGGTACTCACCGCCGCGGGCGTCGGCACGTTCGGCTACGGCCTCTACCGGGTCGTGTCGCTGTGGTTGTTCCGACGCCGTGCAATCAAGGTGGGCGGTGTCGTCATGGACATCCGCATTCGGGTCAAGGGAGGCCAGGTAATTCGCAGCGGCTACCACCCGGTGCTCGCCTTCCGCACGGTCGACGGCCGCGACGTGCAGGCGGAGGCGAAGAACTACTCGCGCAGTGTGACGGACTACCAGGTCGGCGACCAGGTCGGCGTCCGCTATGACCCGCGCGATCCCAGAACAGCGTATGCGGACACTGAGCTGATGACCGAGCTGTCGGCCGTCTTGGTGGTCGTGGCCGGTTGCGTGTTCCTCGTGGTCGGTCTGCTGGCCTTCGGCAACCCGTCGCTGTTGCTCGGAGGCGGGTGA
- a CDS encoding DUF4395 family protein, producing MPSRGILAFPNPVNEKAARAVAAGVVVLAALTLLTQWFWLLVPLAYGFLARMLTGPTLSPLGQLATRVLAPRLGEPRLVAGPPKRFAQGIGAAITVAALVTYYGFGLVVPTIVLVAMIAVAAGLEAVFAFCLGCRIFAWLMRIGVIPASTCEACDQVALRHQPTA from the coding sequence ATGCCCTCGCGAGGGATCCTTGCGTTCCCCAACCCGGTGAATGAGAAGGCGGCGCGGGCGGTGGCCGCCGGTGTGGTGGTGCTCGCCGCGCTTACGCTGCTCACGCAGTGGTTCTGGCTGCTCGTCCCGCTGGCGTACGGCTTCCTGGCCCGGATGCTCACCGGTCCGACGCTGAGCCCGCTCGGCCAGCTCGCCACCCGTGTGCTCGCGCCACGGCTGGGCGAACCCCGGCTGGTGGCCGGCCCGCCCAAGCGGTTCGCGCAGGGCATCGGCGCGGCGATCACCGTGGCCGCGCTGGTCACGTACTACGGCTTCGGCCTGGTCGTACCGACCATCGTGCTCGTCGCGATGATCGCCGTCGCGGCCGGGCTGGAGGCGGTGTTCGCGTTCTGCCTCGGCTGCCGGATCTTCGCCTGGCTGATGCGGATCGGCGTCATCCCCGCGTCCACCTGCGAAGCCTGCGACCAGGTCGCGCTGCGCCACCAGCCCACGGCCTGA
- a CDS encoding DUF3592 domain-containing protein gives MDALDLDLFVPGMFVLVGSIFVVSGIRSTATWLSFRKRAVRCVGLVTDVRAEWNSGNSDRSGHYIYYPVLAFQTNDGKEVQTVAGNGMSPPRYHAGQQVTVTYDAADPLQAYAGKGTSVGVMTVVFMLAGAVAATFGVSMLIGNGALADLIGRL, from the coding sequence ATGGATGCTCTCGATCTCGACCTGTTCGTTCCGGGTATGTTCGTGCTGGTGGGCAGCATCTTCGTCGTCTCCGGCATCCGCTCGACGGCCACCTGGTTGTCGTTTCGCAAACGTGCGGTGCGGTGCGTCGGCCTGGTGACCGATGTCCGGGCGGAGTGGAACAGCGGTAACAGCGACCGGTCCGGCCACTACATCTACTACCCGGTCCTCGCATTCCAGACCAACGACGGCAAAGAGGTGCAGACGGTGGCGGGGAACGGCATGTCGCCGCCGCGGTACCACGCCGGCCAGCAGGTGACGGTGACCTACGACGCCGCCGATCCGTTGCAGGCCTACGCGGGGAAGGGCACGTCCGTGGGCGTCATGACGGTGGTCTTCATGCTCGCCGGGGCAGTGGCGGCCACCTTCGGCGTCTCCATGCTGATCGGCAACGGGGCGCTCGCCGACCTGATCGGGCGGCTCTGA
- a CDS encoding alpha/beta fold hydrolase, giving the protein MPVTPGAEPYRHDGGPVGVLLCHGFTGSPFALRPWAEHFADAGYTVYVPRLPGHGTSWREANLTRWEDWYAEIDRAFRELRGNCDQVAVCGLSMGGALALLLAERYGADITALVLVNPSVLGLDRRVRLLPVLRYTVPSLASIANDIKKDGVTEGAYDRTPVKALYSVTKLWAAVRRNLSRVDQPLLIFRSSEDHVVEAENVELIRASVSSAEVEVRQLDNSYHVAVLDHDAPQIFAESAEFLARHTHGARH; this is encoded by the coding sequence GTGCCCGTAACACCTGGTGCGGAGCCCTACCGGCACGACGGCGGCCCGGTCGGTGTGCTCCTGTGCCACGGCTTCACCGGTTCGCCGTTCGCCCTACGGCCGTGGGCCGAGCACTTCGCCGACGCCGGTTACACCGTGTACGTGCCACGGCTACCCGGCCACGGCACCAGCTGGCGGGAGGCGAACCTGACCCGCTGGGAGGACTGGTACGCGGAGATCGACCGCGCGTTCCGTGAACTGCGCGGCAACTGCGACCAGGTGGCCGTCTGCGGGCTGTCCATGGGCGGCGCGCTCGCGCTGCTGCTCGCCGAGCGCTACGGCGCCGACATCACCGCGCTGGTGCTGGTCAACCCTTCGGTGCTGGGTCTCGACCGGCGGGTGCGGCTGCTGCCCGTGCTGCGCTACACCGTCCCCTCGCTGGCGAGCATCGCCAACGACATCAAGAAGGACGGCGTCACGGAGGGTGCGTACGACCGCACGCCGGTGAAGGCGCTCTACTCCGTCACGAAGCTGTGGGCCGCCGTGCGGAGGAACCTGTCCAGGGTCGACCAGCCGTTGCTGATCTTCCGCAGCAGCGAGGACCACGTCGTGGAGGCGGAGAACGTCGAACTCATCCGCGCCTCGGTGTCGTCCGCCGAGGTGGAGGTGCGGCAGCTGGACAACAGCTACCACGTGGCGGTGCTCGACCACGACGCGCCGCAGATCTTCGCCGAGTCGGCGGAGTTCTTGGCCCGCCACACGCACGGCGCGAGACACTAG
- a CDS encoding ATP-dependent 6-phosphofructokinase: protein MRVGVLTGGGDCPGLNAVIRSVVRKGVEVYGYEVCGFRDGWRGPIEGDYVPLDVAAVRGILPRGGTVLGSSRTNPEKVDGGYERIAENLAKLEIDALVAIGGEDTLGVARKLYDRGVHVVGVPKTIDNDLGATDFTFGFDTAVNIVMEAIDRLHTTAESHHRVLIVEVMGRHAGWIALHGGMAGGANVILLPEQRFDVEQVCAHIENRFRNRYAPIVVVAEGAMPLEGQMVTQEADLDAFGHVRLGGIGEWLSKEVENRTGKEARCTVLGHIQRGGTPTAFDRVLATRFGLQAIDAVHEGEYGSMVALRGTEIVRVPLAEAVDELKTVSPERYQEAEVFFG, encoded by the coding sequence ATGCGCGTCGGAGTGCTGACAGGCGGGGGCGACTGCCCCGGGCTGAATGCCGTGATCAGGTCGGTCGTGCGCAAGGGCGTCGAGGTCTACGGCTACGAGGTCTGCGGGTTCAGGGACGGCTGGCGCGGGCCGATCGAGGGCGACTACGTCCCGCTCGACGTCGCGGCCGTGCGCGGGATCCTGCCGCGCGGCGGCACCGTCCTCGGCTCGTCGCGGACCAACCCGGAGAAGGTCGACGGCGGGTACGAGCGGATCGCCGAGAACCTGGCGAAGCTGGAGATCGACGCGCTCGTCGCCATCGGCGGCGAGGACACCCTCGGCGTCGCACGCAAGCTGTACGACCGCGGGGTGCACGTCGTCGGCGTGCCGAAGACGATCGACAACGACCTCGGTGCCACCGACTTCACGTTCGGCTTCGACACCGCGGTGAACATCGTGATGGAGGCCATCGACCGGCTGCACACCACGGCGGAGTCGCACCACCGGGTGCTGATCGTCGAGGTGATGGGTCGGCACGCCGGCTGGATCGCGCTGCACGGCGGCATGGCAGGCGGCGCGAACGTCATCCTGCTGCCGGAGCAGCGGTTCGACGTCGAGCAGGTCTGCGCCCACATCGAGAACAGGTTCCGCAACAGGTACGCGCCGATCGTGGTGGTCGCGGAGGGCGCGATGCCGCTCGAGGGCCAGATGGTCACGCAGGAGGCCGACCTCGACGCGTTCGGGCACGTGCGGCTCGGCGGCATCGGGGAGTGGCTGTCCAAGGAGGTGGAGAACCGCACCGGCAAGGAGGCCCGCTGCACGGTGCTCGGCCACATCCAGCGCGGCGGCACCCCGACGGCGTTCGACCGGGTGCTGGCGACCAGGTTCGGCCTGCAGGCGATCGATGCCGTGCACGAGGGCGAATACGGCTCGATGGTCGCCTTGCGCGGCACCGAGATCGTCCGGGTGCCGCTGGCCGAGGCGGTCGACGAGCTGAAGACCGTCTCCCCGGAGCGCTACCAGGAGGCCGAGGTCTTCTTCGGCTGA
- a CDS encoding glycine/betaine ABC transporter substrate-binding protein, with product MFVTRSQQARWRRAGLALLAAAALTAIMAGCGLKAASQFIPPAEAGTVKPIPALDGVELTVGSKDFTEQLILGKIAVILLDVAGATVTDNTNIQGSNAARKALEGGSIDLYWEYTGTSWISYNTHTKPIKNQQRQWQVVHDEDIKENGVKWLPAADLNNTYALAVREEEAKNLDVQKLSDLEGLDTSDLTFCVESEFANRDDGFPGMLETYGMSLKQGGGKKVIPSGNVRNMETGVVYTATDKGTCNFGEVFTTDGRIKGLGLRVLEDDKQFFPNYNVAVTINEETYKQHPQLAQVFEGVTNELTNDEMAVLTSQVDMEGADPAIVARDWLKEKGFVT from the coding sequence ATGTTCGTTACCCGTTCCCAGCAGGCACGGTGGCGACGGGCCGGTCTCGCCCTGCTCGCGGCCGCCGCGCTGACCGCGATCATGGCCGGCTGCGGGCTGAAGGCGGCCTCGCAGTTCATCCCGCCGGCCGAGGCCGGCACGGTGAAGCCGATCCCCGCCCTCGACGGCGTCGAGCTCACCGTCGGGTCGAAGGACTTCACCGAGCAGCTCATCCTGGGCAAGATAGCGGTGATCCTGCTCGACGTCGCGGGCGCGACGGTCACCGACAACACCAACATCCAGGGCAGCAACGCCGCCAGGAAGGCGCTGGAGGGCGGGTCGATCGACCTCTACTGGGAGTACACCGGCACGTCCTGGATCTCGTACAACACGCACACCAAGCCGATCAAGAACCAGCAGCGGCAGTGGCAGGTCGTGCACGACGAGGACATCAAGGAGAACGGCGTCAAGTGGCTGCCCGCCGCGGACCTGAACAACACCTACGCGCTCGCCGTCCGCGAGGAAGAGGCGAAGAATCTCGACGTGCAGAAACTGTCCGACCTCGAGGGCCTGGACACCAGCGACCTCACCTTTTGCGTGGAGTCGGAGTTCGCCAACCGTGACGACGGCTTCCCCGGCATGCTGGAGACGTACGGCATGTCGCTGAAGCAGGGCGGTGGCAAGAAGGTCATCCCGTCGGGCAACGTCCGGAACATGGAGACCGGTGTCGTCTACACCGCGACGGACAAGGGCACCTGCAACTTCGGCGAGGTGTTCACCACCGACGGCAGGATCAAGGGCCTCGGCCTGCGCGTACTGGAGGACGACAAGCAGTTCTTCCCGAACTACAACGTCGCGGTCACCATCAACGAGGAGACCTACAAGCAGCACCCGCAGCTGGCGCAGGTGTTCGAGGGCGTCACCAACGAGCTCACCAACGACGAGATGGCGGTGCTCACCTCGCAGGTGGACATGGAAGGCGCCGACCCGGCGATCGTCGCCCGCGACTGGCTGAAGGAGAAGGGCTTCGTCACCTGA
- a CDS encoding TIGR00300 family protein, protein MQYSDSVEIHGHLMDEGILARLLDDVLDYGCEYTIERFTIGRQHDDESSAQITVSAPEEETLQRLLMRLQRHGANLVEPGAAVLREAPADGVFPDDFYSTTNLETVVRLDGRWVPVENPEMDCGLVVADHRARTLPVSDVRAGDLVVCGAAGVRVTPSASRSGHSDSVFEFMKSEVSSEKPQAVLVQRIADQMRDVKREGRKVLWVGGPAIVHTGAAPAMVTLIEAGYVDVLFAGNALATHDIEAALFGTSLGVDLSKARGVEHGHEHHIRAINAVRRAGSIHKAVADGTLTSGVMHALVAGDRRYVLVGSVRDDGPLPDVYTDVIEGQRAMRAELPGVGFVLMIATMLHSIATGNLLPASIPLACVDINPATVTKLADRGSTQALGVVTDTGLFLHQLASELVPNYRPGRPA, encoded by the coding sequence GTGCAGTACAGCGACTCCGTGGAGATCCACGGCCACCTGATGGACGAGGGCATCCTCGCGCGCCTGCTCGACGACGTACTGGACTACGGCTGCGAGTACACCATCGAGCGGTTCACCATCGGCCGGCAGCACGACGACGAGTCGTCCGCGCAGATCACCGTGAGCGCACCGGAAGAGGAGACCCTGCAGCGCCTGTTGATGCGCCTGCAGCGGCACGGCGCGAACCTGGTGGAGCCGGGCGCGGCGGTGCTCCGCGAGGCGCCCGCGGACGGCGTCTTCCCCGACGACTTCTACTCGACCACCAACCTGGAGACCGTGGTACGCCTGGACGGCCGGTGGGTGCCGGTGGAGAACCCGGAGATGGACTGCGGCCTGGTCGTCGCCGACCACCGGGCGCGTACCCTGCCGGTCTCCGACGTCCGCGCCGGTGACCTCGTGGTGTGCGGCGCCGCCGGGGTGCGGGTCACCCCGAGCGCGTCCAGGTCCGGGCACAGCGACAGCGTCTTCGAGTTCATGAAGTCCGAGGTGTCCAGCGAGAAGCCGCAGGCGGTGCTGGTGCAGCGGATCGCCGACCAGATGCGCGACGTCAAGCGCGAGGGCCGCAAGGTGCTGTGGGTCGGCGGCCCCGCCATCGTGCACACCGGCGCGGCACCGGCGATGGTGACGCTGATCGAGGCCGGCTACGTCGACGTCCTGTTCGCCGGCAACGCGCTGGCCACCCACGACATCGAGGCCGCGCTGTTCGGCACCTCGCTCGGCGTCGACCTCAGCAAGGCACGCGGCGTCGAGCACGGCCACGAGCACCACATCAGGGCGATCAACGCCGTCCGCCGCGCCGGCTCGATCCACAAGGCGGTCGCGGACGGCACCCTGACCAGCGGCGTCATGCACGCCCTGGTCGCCGGCGACAGGCGGTACGTCCTCGTCGGCTCGGTGCGCGACGACGGGCCGCTGCCCGACGTCTACACCGACGTCATCGAGGGCCAGCGGGCGATGCGCGCCGAACTGCCCGGCGTCGGGTTCGTGCTGATGATCGCGACCATGCTGCACTCGATCGCGACCGGCAACCTGCTGCCCGCGTCGATCCCGCTGGCGTGCGTCGACATCAACCCCGCGACCGTCACCAAGCTCGCCGACCGCGGCTCGACCCAGGCCCTCGGCGTGGTGACCGACACCGGCCTGTTCCTGCACCAGCTCGCCTCCGAACTGGTACCGAACTACCGGCCCGGCCGGCCGGCGTGA
- a CDS encoding 1-acyl-sn-glycerol-3-phosphate acyltransferase yields the protein MGGVRQRGGSVLYSTLKTTLKPVLQVSFKPWVTGLENVPDDGPVIIASNHLSFSDSVFLPLVVPRKMTFLAKSDYFTGRGIKGRATAAFFRGIGQLPIDRSGGRAAESALRAGLKVLSQGNVLGIYPEGTRSPDGRLHRGHTGVARIAIESNAPVVPCAMFGTREIHPPGRTMPKRGPVGMALGEPLDFSRYEGMGNDRYVLRAMTDELMYAIMKLSGQEYVDRYASTVKKEIEAAKKAERELEQLPDVAAGDDEAHPRAS from the coding sequence ATGGGCGGCGTCCGCCAGCGGGGAGGTTCGGTGCTCTACTCGACGCTCAAGACGACATTGAAGCCCGTGCTTCAGGTGTCGTTCAAGCCGTGGGTGACCGGCCTGGAGAACGTACCCGACGACGGCCCCGTGATCATCGCGAGCAATCACCTGTCGTTCTCGGACTCGGTGTTCCTGCCGCTCGTCGTACCCCGCAAGATGACCTTCCTCGCCAAGTCCGACTACTTCACCGGCCGGGGGATCAAGGGCCGCGCGACTGCGGCGTTCTTCCGGGGGATCGGCCAGCTGCCGATCGACCGGTCCGGCGGCCGGGCCGCCGAGTCTGCGCTGCGTGCGGGTCTGAAGGTGCTCTCCCAGGGCAACGTGCTCGGCATCTACCCGGAGGGCACGAGGTCGCCCGACGGCCGGCTGCACCGCGGCCACACCGGCGTCGCGAGGATCGCCATCGAGAGCAACGCGCCTGTCGTGCCGTGCGCCATGTTCGGCACCAGGGAGATCCACCCGCCGGGGCGCACCATGCCGAAGCGCGGGCCGGTCGGCATGGCGCTGGGCGAGCCGCTCGACTTCTCCAGGTACGAGGGCATGGGCAACGACAGGTACGTACTGCGCGCCATGACCGACGAGCTGATGTACGCGATCATGAAGCTGTCCGGGCAGGAGTACGTCGACAGGTACGCCAGCACGGTGAAGAAGGAGATCGAGGCCGCGAAGAAGGCGGAACGGGAGCTCGAGCAGCTGCCGGACGTCGCGGCCGGCGACGACGAGGCGCACCCGCGGGCCAGCTGA
- a CDS encoding FAD-dependent oxidoreductase, with translation MTNTTEQYDVVVVGAGIAGLASALSAHEAGARVAVLERAPAEESGGNTRYTEAYLRMKSEDEVSADFEDSLLGDFMGYPDPGLTEELVRDRSSWPSNLKAMHILDPEVVGTFAQSAGPTLGWLRGFGVEFGPTTTGFITTSTTRLAPVGGGLALVETLTEAATDRGVDFHFRTSARGLLRGDDGAVTGVTAVRADGEPVDFTGRVVLACGGFEGNAEMQARYFGGRALVCRPIARGGYYNKGEGIEMALAAGASSAGNYSLFHAEPQDPRSSQAEPAIFVFPYGILVNLHGERFVDEAPGPADATYEAVTRVINEQPRGIGYVLLDGKIDDVPTWQRAVRTDRPAIEGDTLEALAEQLEIPAETLRATVAAYNRACPDAGSFDPLRTDGLATTDLQPEKSNWARPIDTAPYRAYPITAANVFTFGGLKVDPQAQVVDRDGTAIRGLYAAGEIIGSYYTRYTGSTSVLKGAVFGRIAGAEAAKR, from the coding sequence ATGACGAACACGACCGAGCAGTACGACGTGGTGGTGGTCGGTGCTGGCATCGCCGGACTGGCCTCCGCGCTGTCGGCACACGAGGCCGGCGCACGGGTCGCCGTGCTCGAACGGGCGCCGGCCGAGGAGAGCGGCGGCAACACCAGGTACACCGAGGCATACCTGCGGATGAAGTCGGAGGACGAGGTCTCCGCGGACTTCGAGGACTCGCTGCTCGGCGACTTCATGGGCTACCCGGACCCTGGCCTCACCGAGGAGCTCGTACGCGACCGGTCTTCGTGGCCGTCGAACCTGAAGGCGATGCACATCCTCGACCCCGAGGTGGTCGGGACGTTCGCGCAGTCCGCGGGGCCGACGCTGGGCTGGTTGCGTGGCTTCGGGGTGGAGTTCGGGCCGACCACCACCGGGTTCATCACCACGTCGACGACCAGGCTGGCTCCGGTCGGCGGCGGGCTCGCACTCGTGGAGACGTTGACCGAGGCGGCCACCGACCGCGGCGTCGACTTCCACTTCCGTACGTCCGCGCGCGGGTTGCTGCGCGGCGACGACGGTGCGGTCACCGGCGTGACCGCCGTGCGTGCGGACGGCGAGCCGGTCGACTTCACCGGCCGGGTGGTGCTGGCGTGCGGCGGCTTCGAGGGCAACGCGGAGATGCAGGCGCGCTACTTCGGTGGGCGCGCGCTGGTCTGCCGCCCGATCGCGCGCGGCGGCTACTACAACAAGGGCGAGGGCATCGAGATGGCGCTGGCCGCGGGGGCGTCGTCGGCGGGCAACTACAGCCTGTTCCACGCCGAGCCGCAGGACCCGCGCTCGTCGCAGGCGGAGCCGGCGATCTTCGTGTTCCCTTACGGCATCCTGGTCAACCTGCACGGCGAGCGGTTCGTGGACGAGGCGCCGGGCCCGGCGGACGCGACGTACGAGGCTGTCACCAGGGTGATCAACGAGCAGCCGCGCGGCATCGGCTACGTGCTCCTGGACGGCAAGATCGACGACGTGCCGACCTGGCAGCGCGCCGTTCGTACCGACCGGCCGGCGATCGAGGGGGACACGCTGGAGGCGCTCGCCGAGCAGCTGGAGATCCCCGCGGAAACCCTGCGGGCGACGGTGGCGGCGTACAACCGGGCCTGCCCGGACGCCGGCAGCTTCGACCCGCTGCGTACCGACGGGCTGGCCACCACCGACCTGCAGCCGGAGAAGTCGAACTGGGCGCGGCCGATCGACACGGCGCCGTACCGCGCCTACCCGATCACGGCGGCGAACGTGTTCACCTTCGGCGGGCTGAAGGTCGACCCGCAGGCGCAGGTGGTGGACCGCGACGGCACGGCCATCCGCGGGCTGTACGCGGCCGGCGAGATCATCGGGTCGTACTACACCCGCTACACCGGTTCCACGTCGGTGCTGAAGGGCGCCGTCTTCGGCCGCATCGCAGGTGCAGAGGCCGCGAAGCGGTAG
- a CDS encoding 3-deoxy-7-phosphoheptulonate synthase class II codes for MCSPVRADITLGAVSTVEELRVACADLPAHQQPEWPADELRQVRAELRDLPPLVVANECDQLRERLAAVSRGEAFLLQGGDCAETFASVTAEQIRAKVKVLLQMAVVLTYGASVPVVKLGRIAGQYAKPRSKPTETVDGVELPSYRGDAVNSVAPNQQDRQPDPRRMLQAYNAAAHTLNLVRAYATGGFAGLDRVHAWNTDFVGSSPVFQRYEDMANDIDRALAFMRACGVDLESGPAHGVDLFASHEALLLDYETALCRQEPGGLYDLSGHLVWVGERTRQVDGAHVELVSRIANPVGVKLGPNTDPEDAVALAERLDPEGEPGRLSFVVRMGAATVRHRLPAVVEKIEATGRAVVWVCDPMHGNTFESANGFKTRRFDDVIDEVTGFFEVHRSLGTVPGGVHVELTGDDVTECLGGGHAIGDEHLPYRYETACDPRLNASQSLELAFLVAEMLQQARTVR; via the coding sequence ATGTGCTCGCCGGTCCGAGCTGACATTACGCTTGGTGCCGTGAGCACTGTGGAGGAGCTACGCGTCGCCTGCGCCGACCTGCCCGCCCACCAGCAGCCCGAGTGGCCCGCCGACGAGCTGCGGCAGGTACGCGCCGAGCTGCGTGACCTGCCACCGCTCGTGGTGGCGAACGAGTGCGACCAGCTGCGGGAGCGGCTGGCGGCCGTGTCGCGGGGCGAGGCGTTCCTGCTGCAGGGCGGCGACTGCGCCGAGACGTTCGCGTCGGTGACCGCCGAGCAGATCCGCGCCAAGGTAAAGGTGCTGCTGCAGATGGCCGTCGTGCTGACCTACGGTGCCTCGGTGCCGGTGGTCAAGCTGGGCCGGATCGCCGGCCAGTACGCGAAGCCGCGCAGCAAACCGACGGAGACCGTGGACGGCGTGGAGCTGCCGTCGTACCGCGGTGACGCGGTCAACTCGGTAGCGCCGAACCAGCAGGACCGGCAGCCGGACCCGCGGCGGATGCTGCAGGCGTACAACGCCGCGGCGCACACGCTGAACCTGGTTCGGGCGTACGCGACCGGCGGGTTCGCCGGCCTGGACCGGGTGCACGCCTGGAACACCGACTTCGTCGGCAGCAGCCCGGTGTTCCAGCGCTACGAGGACATGGCCAACGACATCGACCGCGCGCTGGCGTTCATGCGGGCCTGCGGGGTGGACCTGGAGAGCGGCCCGGCGCACGGCGTCGACCTGTTCGCCAGCCACGAGGCCCTGCTGCTCGACTACGAGACCGCGCTGTGCCGGCAGGAGCCCGGCGGGCTGTACGACCTGTCCGGTCACCTGGTGTGGGTCGGGGAGCGCACCAGGCAGGTCGACGGCGCCCACGTGGAGCTGGTGAGCCGGATCGCGAACCCGGTCGGCGTCAAGCTGGGCCCGAACACCGACCCGGAGGACGCCGTCGCGCTCGCGGAACGGCTGGACCCGGAAGGCGAACCGGGCCGGCTGAGCTTCGTGGTGCGGATGGGCGCGGCGACGGTGCGGCACCGGCTGCCCGCGGTGGTGGAGAAGATCGAGGCGACCGGCCGCGCCGTCGTCTGGGTCTGCGACCCGATGCACGGCAACACCTTCGAGTCGGCGAACGGCTTCAAGACCCGGCGCTTCGACGACGTGATCGACGAGGTCACCGGGTTCTTCGAGGTGCACAGGTCGCTCGGCACGGTGCCCGGGGGAGTGCACGTCGAGCTCACCGGTGACGACGTCACCGAGTGCCTCGGCGGCGGCCACGCGATCGGCGACGAGCACCTGCCGTACCGCTACGAGACGGCCTGCGACCCGCGGCTGAACGCCAGCCAGTCGCTGGAGCTGGCGTTCCTCGTCGCGGAGATGCTGCAGCAGGCCCGTACGGTCAGGTGA